The sequence GTCGAACCTGTGGACCTACCTGCAGAACTACGCGGAAAAACACCGTGCGGCGGGTAATGGTTTCGGCTTCGGCATGGCGTATCCGGATAGCGTCACGCGTACGCTGTCGGCGCGCTATCACAAAGATGGCTCCGAGATCCTGGTCTATCAGGGCGAGTCGCTGCGGCCGCGCCGCCTCACTCCGCGCGAATGCGCACGGCTGATGGGCTTTCCCGACACCTTCCGAATCCCCGTCAGCGACACCCAGGCTTACCGGCAGTTCGGCAACAGCGTCGTCATGCCCGTCATGCGCGAAGTGGCGCGCATCATGCTGCCGCACGTGCAAACCCTGCTCGCCGAGGAGGCGCCCCGTGGTTCGAAGCAAGCCCTCTCGCTGTACGCCTGACCACTTGTTCGCGGCGCCCTGCGATGAAGACCGGCGCGGGCGCGTCTGAAGATGGTCGATATCGTCGATAGCGCGACCCGCAGCCGGATGATGTCCGGCATCCGCGGCCGCAATACGAAACCGGAAATCCTGATCCGCAGCCTGCTGCACCGGCAAGGCTTCCGCTTCCGTCTGGACGCGCGCGATCTGCCGGGACGTCCCGACATCGTGCTGCCGCGTTACCGCGCCGTGGTGCTGGTGCACGGCTGCTTCTGGCATGGCCACGACTGTCATCTTTTCAAATGGCCGCAAACCCGGCCGGAATTCTGGCGCGACAAGATCGGCCGCAATCGCAGCAACGACGACAAGGTGAGCGCGGCCTTGCTCGCCGACGGCTGGCGCGTCGCGGTGGTGTGGGAATGCGCATTGCGTGGCGCCAATCGCGATATCGCGGGCGTGCTGGAGCGGCTGGCGGCGTGGTTGAAGAGCGACGCGCCGAACTTTGAGGAACGCGGCTGAAAGCCGCTTGTAGTCTGGCGGACTGGAGCGAATCCCTGCGCTGCCGGTGATACACTCGATTGGCTAACCCGGGGACTCGTCGCACGTTGTTTCAGCGATTGCCGCAAGCGTCACGCGGCAACCAGAGCACCCACCCCGACTAGCGTAGAACCACTCACTAGGGAGACACATCATGGCTGATTTCCGTCTCTGGTCTGACGACTTCCCCACCAACGGCTTCATGCCGAAAGCTCACGAGTATCACGACAAAGCGTTCAGCGTGGACGGCGAAAACATCTCGCCCGTGTTGCACTGGGACGCACCGCCGGCCGACACCCAAAGCTTCGCGCTCACCGTTCACGATCCCGACGCGCCGACCGGCAGCGGCTTCTGGCATTGGGTCGTGGTGAACATTCCGGCCGACGCCCGCACGCTGCCGCGCGATGCCGGTAAAGCCGACGGCTCGCTGCTGCCGCAAGGCGCGCTGCAACTGCGCAACGACTACGGCACGGCCGGCTTCGGCGGCGCCGCGCCGCCGCGGGGCGACAGGGCGCATCGCTACATCTTCCGTCTGCACGCGCTGAAGGTGCCGCATCTGCCGATCGACGCGGAAACCACCAACGCCGTCGCGCGCTTCATGACGCATCTGAACGAACTCGACTCGACCACGCACACCGGTCTGTACGAACTGAAGTAACGCGACGAACGCGCGGCCGGCGTGCGCTTTGCGGCGCCGGTCGCGTACGTAGCGAATCGACACCGGCGTGTCCGGCACAGGCGGGCAACGCGGGTGGTCAGTCGCGTGCTCTGTCTCATCCCCCATTCGAACAATCGATGCACGCACAACCATCGCGCGAAGACGGCGCTCCGCCAGACGCAACGCCCGCTCCCACCCGACCGCTCTCCGACAGCACCGAACAAGGCCTGCCGATTCCGCAGCGCTACTGGGCGATGCTGGTGATCGCGCTCGCCCTGACACTGGCGGTGCTCGACAGCGCAATCGCCAACGTCGCGCTGCCGACGATCGCGCGCACGCTGCACGCCAGCGCGGCCAGCTCGATCTGGGTGGTCAACGCGTATCAGTTGGCCATCACCATTTCGCTGTTGCCGCTCGCGTCGCTCGGCGACCGGATCGGCTACCGGCGCATCTATCTGGGCGGGCTGATCCTGTTCACGATGGCGTCGTTCGGTTGCGCGTTGTCGACTTCGCTGAACACCCTCGCGCTCGCGCGCGTGGTCCAGGGTTTCGGCGCGGCCGGCGTGATGAGCGTGAATACCGCGCTGGTGCGCATGATCTATCCGCCCGCGCAACTCGGCCGCGGCGTCGCGATCAACGCGATGGTGGTCGCGGTGTCGTCCGCCATCGGACCGACCATCGCGTCCGGTGTGCTCGCCGTCGCGTCGTGGCCGTGGCTGTTCGCGATCAACGTGCCGATCGGCATCGCGGCGATCGTCGGCGGCTTCAAGGCGCTGCCGATGAACCCCGGCCACGAATCGCCCTACGACTACCTGAGCGCGGTGATGAACGCGTTCGTGTTCGGCCTGCTGATCTTCGCCGTCGACGGACTCGGCCACGGCGAACAACTCGGCTACGTGCTGCTCGAAGCGGTCGGCGCAGTGGTGATCGGCTACTTCTTCGTGCGTCGTCAATTGACGCAGTCGGCGCCGTTGTTGCCGATCGATCTATTGAAAATTCCCGTGTTCGCGCTGTCGATCGGCACGTCAGTCTGTTCGTTCTGCGCGCAGATGCTGGCCTTCGTGTCGCTGCCGTTTCTGCTGCAGGAGACCTTGGGTTTGTCGCAGGTGGAAACCGGTCTGCTGATGACGCCGTGGCCGGCGGTGATCATCATCGCCGCGCCGATTGCCGGCGTGCTGTCGGACAAGGTGTCGTCGGGCTGGCTGGGCGGCGTGGGGCTCGCCGCGATGACCGTCGGCCTGCTGCTGCTCGCCACGCTCGGCGCACATCCGGACGCCATGCAGATCGCGTGGCGCATGGCCTTGTGCGGCGCGGGCTTCGGCATTTTTCAGTCGCCGAACAATCGCACCATGTTGTCGGCCGCGCCGCGCGAGCGCAGCGGCGGCGCGAGCGGCATGCTGGGCACCGCGCGCCTGACCGGGCAGACGCTCGGCGCGGCGCTGGTCGCGTTGATCTTCGGCATTGCGCCGCAGAATGGGCCGACTGTCGCGCTGTATGTGGCCGCGGGTTTTTCGGCGGTCGCCGCCGTCGTGAGTACGTTGCGGGTCAGACAGCGGATGAGCGCGCAACCGGCGTGAGGTTCTTATCGGCGGGTTGAAGCCCGCTCGCAGTCGGCTCGCTAATGCCAATGCAGGAAGGGCGCGAATCGCAACATGCGATCCGCGCCCTTCCTGTTTTCGCCCGTCAATCTTTATCAGACGTGATCAGCCTGCGTGCCGTCATCCACCGGTCACGACGACGACGATGCCGTCACGTCAGCGAGCTTTACCGCTTTGGCCGTCACCGAAGAAGCGGTCGCGACATTGCGCAGATCGCCGAGGAACGTATCGCGCCACACGGAGAGATTGTTCTCGCGCATCGGCGCCATCATGTCGGCGTGACGCGCCTGGCGTTCGGCGAGCGGCATCGACAATGCGCGCTCCAAAGCCTCGGCCATTTGCGACAGATCGAACGGATTGACCACCAGCGCACCCGGCAACTGTTCCGCCGCCCCGGCGAATTGCGACAGCACCAGCACGCCCGGATCGGCCGGATCCTGCGACGCGACGTATTCCTTGGCGACGAGGTTCATCCCGTCGCGCAGCGGCGTCACATACCCCACCTGCGATTGCCGGAACAGCGCCATCAGCAGATTGCGTTCGTACTTGCGGTTCAGGTATTGGATCGGCGTCCAGTCGAGCTGCGCGAAGCGACCGTTGATGCGGCCGGCCTCGCCTTCCAGCGTCTGACGAATCCGCTGATAGGTGGCCACATCCGCGCGGGTCGGCGGCGCGATCTGCACCAGCGACACCCGGCCGTGCCAACCCGGCGCATTCAGCAGGAGACGCTCGAACGCCTGGAAGCGCTCCACCAGCCCCTTCGAATAATCGAGCCGGTCGACGCTCATGATCAGCTTGCGACCCCGCATGCCGTCGCGCAGGCTGCGCACCGGCTTGCGATCGGTGAACTGTTCGGCGGCCTTGGCGATCGCATCCGGATAGATACCGATCGGATACGCGCCCACTTTCAGGAAGCGGTTGTACGCGTGCACCATGCCGTCTTCGCTCGACGTGCCATGCTGACCGCGCTCAATGAAATCGACGAACGACTGACGATCCGCTTCCGTCTGGAAGCCGACCACGTCGTAGCTGCACATGGCCTTGACCAGTTCCTCGTGCGGCGGAATCGTGCGCAGCACCTCCGGCACCGGAAACGGAATATGCAGGAAAAAACCGATCGGATTCTTCACGCCCAGCTCGCGCAGACACCGCGCGAACGGCAGCAGGTGATAGTCGTGCACCCAGATGATGTCGTCGGGCTTGAGCAACTCCTTGAGTTGCTTCGCGAGCGTCGCGTTCACGCGCTGATAGCCCGCGTATTCCTGCCGGTCGTAGCGCGACAGGTCATTGCGATAGTGGAACGTCGGCCACAGCGTCGCGTTGGAAAAGCCGCGGTAGTACTGGTCATAGTCGCGCTTGGTCAGACCCACGGTCGCGTACGTCACATTGCCTTGCTTCTCGATCACGGGAGCGGACGGCTCCGCCACCGTCTCGCCGCTCCAGCCGAACCAGACTCCGCCGGTTTCCTTCAACGCGTCCAGCACGCCGATCGCCAGGCCACCCGCTGCGGGCCGGCCTTCCTGGGTCGGTGCAACACGATTCGATACCACGATCAGTCTGCTCATTGGTTAATGCTCCACCTGGTTCAGTTGCTTCGTTGTAGTCGGATATGTGCCAAAAAGGTGCATGCAAGTCGCGTGCCTTTTTATGAGATGTTGGAAATAAAAATGTATGCAAATGTGACGAACGAGCAGAAACGCGCAACGCCAGCGCGCCGCGAAGAAATTTTTTCTGCTTTGTATGAGGAAACAGGAAGCGCTGCTGTCGGCCGCCGACGCGGCCCGAACCCGCCCTACGCATCCTGCTCCGAGCCGAGATCGCGCTGATACTCCAGCCCTTCCTGACGCACGCCGCCCTGGTTGTGCTCGCCGTCCGGCGGGGCGTCGGGCGCGACGCGGTTCTGCGCGGCCGGATCGTGCGACGGCGGCGAATCGGCCGAACCATCGGCCAGATTATCGGGCGGACCGCTCTTGCTGGCGCCCGGCCGGGCATCGCGCTTCGTATGGCGCGCTGAGCGTCGCAGTGCTGGATGTCTCATGTTCGATGCCTCCAGGGGAAGCCCGCCGCCGGATAAGCGGCATCAATACAGTCTAGGGGTCACGACGGCAAATTGCCGGTAAAAGATTCGTCGGCTTTGTAACAAGTACATAAAATCACCGCGCCGAACTGTGGCGCAGCGCACCAAGCGTGTCAGAGTTGCATGCGCCGCGAATCGGACGGCGGCCGCGTACTGGCTTGTGGCGTTTGCGTGGGTTGAGGCGGCGGGTCGCCAATCGGCGGGCCAACCGGTTCGATGGGTTCGATGGCAGGCGGCGCCGGACTCGGAACCGTGTCGGGCTCGCCGGGCGTGGGCGGAGGAATCGGCGGCGCCGACGGCGGTTCGATCGGCTCGGGACGGTGAGCGTGCTTCGGCAGGGGAAGCGCGGGAGCGGCGGTGGTGTCCGGCATAGTGGTTATCCTCGTTTGCGTTCCGTTCGAATGGATCGCAGCAAGGCGTGTGCCGTCGTGGTGCCGTCAGCGGCGCACTCCCGTAGGCTGATGAATGAGCGTGGCGTCCGCGCTTAAGCGCCCGCGCCGCCCAGCGCGCGCGATTCATCGGCGGCGTCGCCGTCGTCCCGCGCATCATTGCCGTACTCCACCAGACGGTTGTACAGCGTCTTCAAGCTGATGCCGAGAATCTCGGCGGCACGCGTCTTCACCCCGCCACATTGCTCGAGCGTAGCCAGAATCAGTTGACGATCCGCTTCGGCGAGCGACGTCCCAAACGGAATCGTGATCGCCGTGCCGGCCGCGGGCTTCGACAGCGTGATCTGCAGCGGCACCGTCGCGGTACTGTCCGAATCCGTGCCCGACATGATGTGCGCGCGCTGCACGTAATTCTTCAACTCACGCACATTGCCCGGCCACGGATACGACATCAGCATTTCCTTCACGGCGGCGGGGAAATGCTTCTTCGTGGCATGGCGCTCGTTGAGTTCGTCGAGGAACGCCTGCGCGAGCAACTCGACGTCTTTGCCGCGATCGCGCAATGGCGGCAGGCTGATCGGAAACACGTTCAGCCGGTGATACAGGTCGAGCCGCAGCTTGCCTTCCAGCACGGCCTGCTCCGGATCGCGGTTGGTGGCCGCGATCAGCCGCACGTCGGTTTCGATTTCCTTGGTCGTGCCGACCCGCATGAACATGCCGGTTTCGAGCACGCGCAGCAGCTTCACCTGCAACTCGATCGGCATCTCGGTGATTTCGTCGAGGAACAGCGTGCCGCCGTTCGCGCGCTCGAAATAGCCCTTGTGCTGACGGTCCGCGCCGGTGAACGAGCCGCGTTCGTGGCCGAACATTTCCGACTCGATCAGATTCGGCGAGATCGCGCCGCAGTTGACCGCGAGGAACGCGTGTTTGCGGCGCAAGCTCAGTTGGTGCAGCGTCTGCGCGGCGACTTCCTTGCCGGTGCCCGATTCGCCCACCAGCATGACCGAGGCCGCCGTCGGCGCGACCCGGCCGATCTGGTCGTAGACCTCCTGCATGGCCGGCGAATTGCCGAGCATCAGGCCGAACCGGCCCATGCGGCGCAGCTCGCCTCGCAAGGTGCCGATTTCCGCTTTCAGGTCGCCGGCGCGCGGCAGGCGCGACAAAATCGCCTTCACGCGCTGCATGTTGATCGGCTTGACCAGATAGTCGGTGGCGCCCATTTTCAGCGCGTTCACCGCCGACTCGACCGTCGCGTGACCGGTAATCACGATCACTTCCACGCCGGAGCGCGGGTCCAGATCTTCGAACAGATCGACCCCGAGGCCGTCGGGCAGCTTCAAGTCCGTAAAGACGACGTCCGGCATCTGCCGGACCAGTTGAATGCGCGCTTCGCGCAAATCGCCCGCGGTGGCGGTGGTCAGACCGTCTTCCCCGATGATGGCGGAAAGCGCCTCGCGGGTACTCGCGTCGTCGTCGACAATCAGTACATGTGGCATCGCGTCTCGAAAGGCTGCAAGCGTGAGTGGAGAAACATGCTGGGACGCATGTCCAAAAGCGGCTCGGCGGCGCTGCGCCCGGCAGCGACGCAGAGTGCTGCGACGTAAGCACACGCTAACTTCGCACACTCTGCCAAACCGGCAACTTGATTCAATACTGCAACAATTGGCGGCAAAAGTACGGAAAAGCCGCTGTCATTGTTGTTGATTTACCCATTATAAAGCTTTATCGAGACAGTTTAGCAAGGCGCACCTTGCACCTCCAGGTTGCACCATCGGGCAAAACGGTGCGCCTCGTCATCTCGCTGGCAAGCACGCTAAGCCCGTCTTCGCCGCTATCGATCTCGCCCTGTCCCTGCCCCGGCGGCGCGCGGCCTAACTACGCGGAAACGGCCAGGCGGCGTCGTGACCGTTCGGATGCGCCGCGCCGTTGGTGCCATGCGCACCATGCGTGTCCGGATTGGCCGCCGCCACCGTGGCGGCCGGCGCAACCGGCGCCGCGACAGCGCCGCCCTCGCCTTCCCAGCGGCTCAACTCACGCGCCGCCGGCCCCTGCGCGGCGCGGTTGCGCTGCTGCACGTAGCGAACCGCGAGAAAGCCGCCGAGCGCCATCAGCGCGCCGAAGATACCGATCTTGGGTCGTCCCATCGTGAACTCCTTATGGTCTTAAAGCGAACAGATAGCGTGCCGCGCCTTAGCGTGCCGCCAGCACGCCCAGCACGAAGCCTACGCCTGCGGCAATGCCAATCGAGCGCCACGGGTTATGCCGCACGTAGCGTTCGGTTTTGACGGTCGCCGTGCGATAACGCCGCTGGGCGTTCTGCTGCGCGTCGCCGAGCGCGGACTGCAGCGTCTCGACATGGGTGCCGAGTTTGTCGCGCAGCGCATCGACGCCCTCGCCCGGTACATTGGCGGCAAGCCGCAGCATCTCTTCCGAGTCCTTCAGCAGCACCCGCAGATCGTCGACAATCTTCTGCCCGCCGAGTGCAAGCTGTTGCGTGGTGTCAGTCATCATTCACTCCTGGTCTGAGTTCGGCGTTGGCGTGGTGTTTCCCGCTGTTTCCCGCTGCTTCCCGCTGATTCCCGCGCCTGTGCGGGCTGGCGAACGGCCAGCGCCACGCTCGCCCTGCTTCAATGGATGGTGCAAAAGCACACGCGTGTCGGGTACTAAGCGCAAACGCCGTGCCCGGTAACTTTGCCTGTACACGATGCATGCGAATCCGCGTCAGGCACTTTCGACCGAGCGTGCGCAAAGTGTTTTCGGCGACCGTCACATCGTTTGCCGGAAGCGGCGTCGAAGTGGTTAAATCGACCTTTGTGAGATATTGGCCGTCGCGGCCGATCTCGTTTCAGGCCTGCGCGCCGCAACAACGCAACTCTTTGCACAGGACTCCCCGTTTATGGCGTCAATCGATCTGGACTCGCCCGTCTCCGCCGGCGGCAATACTTCGGCACAGGCGAAGCAGCGCGTCGCGGACGGCATCGCGGGACTCAAATCGTACGGGCTGTTATACGGCTCGTCGCCGGTCATGCTCGATCTGTACGAGCAGATCGAACGCGTGGCCGGCACCGACGCGACCGCGCTGATCATCGGCGAATCCGGCACCGGCAAGGAGCTGATCGCCCGCACGATTCACGATCAAAGCAGCCGCAAGGACATGCCCTTTGTCGCCGTGAACTGCGGCGCGATTCCCGACGAGCTCATCGAAGCCGAACTGTTCGGTCATGAAAAAGGCAGCTTCACCGGTGCGGTGCAGGGCCGCGTCGGCTATTTCGAACACGCGAACGGCGGCACGCTGTTCCTCGACGAAATTACCGAAATGGCGCCGGTGCGCCAGGTCAAACTGCTGCGCGCACTCGAGACCGGCACGTTCTTCCGCGTCGGCGGCAACGACCTGATCAGCGGCAACGTGCGCGTGATCGCCGCGACCAATCGCGATCCGGCCGTGGCCGTGAAAGAGAACGGGCTGCGCGAAGATCTGATGTACCGCCTCGCGGTTTTCCCGTTGCGCGCGCCGCCGTTGCGCGAGCGCGAGAGCGATCGCGAACTGCTCGCCCAGCACTTTCTCGCGCTGCTCAACCAGCAGGAGTCGGCCAGCAAAAGCTTCAGCAAACGCTCGCTCGAAACACTGCGCACCTGGTCGTGGCCGGGCAATGTGCGCGAGCTGAAAAACGCGGTGTATCGCGCGTTCATTCTCGCGGAGAAGACGGTCGAATTGCCGCATCCGCATCTCGCGTCGCGCGTGAAAAAACCGGTGACGCAGGGCGATGCG is a genomic window of Paraburkholderia bryophila containing:
- a CDS encoding sigma-54 interaction domain-containing protein — translated: MASIDLDSPVSAGGNTSAQAKQRVADGIAGLKSYGLLYGSSPVMLDLYEQIERVAGTDATALIIGESGTGKELIARTIHDQSSRKDMPFVAVNCGAIPDELIEAELFGHEKGSFTGAVQGRVGYFEHANGGTLFLDEITEMAPVRQVKLLRALETGTFFRVGGNDLISGNVRVIAATNRDPAVAVKENGLREDLMYRLAVFPLRAPPLRERESDRELLAQHFLALLNQQESASKSFSKRSLETLRTWSWPGNVRELKNAVYRAFILAEKTVELPHPHLASRVKKPVTQGDAMSVWIGTPLADAQKQIILGTLKYCGGDKRRAAKALGVSLKTLYNRLSAYGDEGGADDEVEQ
- a CDS encoding DUF883 family protein: MTDTTQQLALGGQKIVDDLRVLLKDSEEMLRLAANVPGEGVDALRDKLGTHVETLQSALGDAQQNAQRRYRTATVKTERYVRHNPWRSIGIAAGVGFVLGVLAAR
- the otsA gene encoding alpha,alpha-trehalose-phosphate synthase (UDP-forming), with the translated sequence MSRLIVVSNRVAPTQEGRPAAGGLAIGVLDALKETGGVWFGWSGETVAEPSAPVIEKQGNVTYATVGLTKRDYDQYYRGFSNATLWPTFHYRNDLSRYDRQEYAGYQRVNATLAKQLKELLKPDDIIWVHDYHLLPFARCLRELGVKNPIGFFLHIPFPVPEVLRTIPPHEELVKAMCSYDVVGFQTEADRQSFVDFIERGQHGTSSEDGMVHAYNRFLKVGAYPIGIYPDAIAKAAEQFTDRKPVRSLRDGMRGRKLIMSVDRLDYSKGLVERFQAFERLLLNAPGWHGRVSLVQIAPPTRADVATYQRIRQTLEGEAGRINGRFAQLDWTPIQYLNRKYERNLLMALFRQSQVGYVTPLRDGMNLVAKEYVASQDPADPGVLVLSQFAGAAEQLPGALVVNPFDLSQMAEALERALSMPLAERQARHADMMAPMRENNLSVWRDTFLGDLRNVATASSVTAKAVKLADVTASSSS
- a CDS encoding sigma-54-dependent transcriptional regulator is translated as MPHVLIVDDDASTREALSAIIGEDGLTTATAGDLREARIQLVRQMPDVVFTDLKLPDGLGVDLFEDLDPRSGVEVIVITGHATVESAVNALKMGATDYLVKPINMQRVKAILSRLPRAGDLKAEIGTLRGELRRMGRFGLMLGNSPAMQEVYDQIGRVAPTAASVMLVGESGTGKEVAAQTLHQLSLRRKHAFLAVNCGAISPNLIESEMFGHERGSFTGADRQHKGYFERANGGTLFLDEITEMPIELQVKLLRVLETGMFMRVGTTKEIETDVRLIAATNRDPEQAVLEGKLRLDLYHRLNVFPISLPPLRDRGKDVELLAQAFLDELNERHATKKHFPAAVKEMLMSYPWPGNVRELKNYVQRAHIMSGTDSDSTATVPLQITLSKPAAGTAITIPFGTSLAEADRQLILATLEQCGGVKTRAAEILGISLKTLYNRLVEYGNDARDDGDAADESRALGGAGA
- a CDS encoding YbhB/YbcL family Raf kinase inhibitor-like protein, producing the protein MADFRLWSDDFPTNGFMPKAHEYHDKAFSVDGENISPVLHWDAPPADTQSFALTVHDPDAPTGSGFWHWVVVNIPADARTLPRDAGKADGSLLPQGALQLRNDYGTAGFGGAAPPRGDRAHRYIFRLHALKVPHLPIDAETTNAVARFMTHLNELDSTTHTGLYELK
- a CDS encoding MFS transporter codes for the protein MHAQPSREDGAPPDATPAPTRPLSDSTEQGLPIPQRYWAMLVIALALTLAVLDSAIANVALPTIARTLHASAASSIWVVNAYQLAITISLLPLASLGDRIGYRRIYLGGLILFTMASFGCALSTSLNTLALARVVQGFGAAGVMSVNTALVRMIYPPAQLGRGVAINAMVVAVSSAIGPTIASGVLAVASWPWLFAINVPIGIAAIVGGFKALPMNPGHESPYDYLSAVMNAFVFGLLIFAVDGLGHGEQLGYVLLEAVGAVVIGYFFVRRQLTQSAPLLPIDLLKIPVFALSIGTSVCSFCAQMLAFVSLPFLLQETLGLSQVETGLLMTPWPAVIIIAAPIAGVLSDKVSSGWLGGVGLAAMTVGLLLLATLGAHPDAMQIAWRMALCGAGFGIFQSPNNRTMLSAAPRERSGGASGMLGTARLTGQTLGAALVALIFGIAPQNGPTVALYVAAGFSAVAAVVSTLRVRQRMSAQPA
- a CDS encoding very short patch repair endonuclease; the protein is MVDIVDSATRSRMMSGIRGRNTKPEILIRSLLHRQGFRFRLDARDLPGRPDIVLPRYRAVVLVHGCFWHGHDCHLFKWPQTRPEFWRDKIGRNRSNDDKVSAALLADGWRVAVVWECALRGANRDIAGVLERLAAWLKSDAPNFEERG